In Hypanus sabinus isolate sHypSab1 chromosome 10, sHypSab1.hap1, whole genome shotgun sequence, the genomic stretch GGAGCCGAATCACCGAGAAATGGTTTAAAAACTATGGTAATTTCTTTATTGCCCCTACAAACTAGGACATTTGGGACATAGTTGACTTTCTATAACAAAACACTTAAATAAAATACAAAGGCATATACTCTTCTAATAAGCCATATGATAGATTTACTTcagatgtttgatggctctgggtctgtatttgctggaattcagaaggatgagggggatctcattgaaacctttcgaatgttgaaaggcttagacagtttagatatggaaaggatgtttcccatagtgggagagtctaggacaagagggcacagcttcaagatagagaggcaccctttcaaaacagagatgcggagaaatttctttagccaaaggatggtgaacttgtggaatttgttgccatttgcagctgtggaagccaggttgttgggtgtattaaaggcagagattgattggatatgacatcaaaggctacagggagaaggccgggagctgatgttgaggaggagatagaaaaaaatagatcagccatgattgaatgcggAGCAGACTGGATAGACCAGAGgtcctaatcctgctcctatgtcttttggtcttaaggaataggcccttctggcccttggagccacgctgcccagcaattcctcatttaatcctagcccaatcacgggacaacttatcatgaccaattaactacaaaccagtacatctttgtactgtgggaggaaacccacgcggtcatggggagaacatacaaactcataggcagcggtgggaattgaaccgcaTTCACCTTTACTGtgctgtgttaaccactacactacatgGCAGCCCATTGACATATTTTGATTTTACCTCTCTAACATCAATAGGAAGTACCTGAATTGTGCCTGTCACTCTGTTGGGAATCACAATTGCTAAATGTCTATTGTATGCTAAATTTGTGCATGTTATAGCGTGACAATTAGTCTTTATTAGATGAACTCCTGGGCATAACTGGGATCAAAGAGCCAAAAATGCCATTCTGTTCTAAACTTGCAGTCTTGAGAAAAATGATTCAATGGAAGTATTTGTCAAGTAAATGCCAACCTTGTCTAAGGCAAAGAATAAGATGAGGCTACCctaagggtggaggagcaacactttgtatactctctgggtagcctccaacctgattgcttGAATATCTATTTcaccttccagttaaaaaaatttccctccccctccactcttctattccccactctggtctcttacatcttctcacctgccaatcaccatgggttccctcctccttgtctttctcctatagtccactcttctctccaatcagattttTTCTAGCCCATTACCTTTcccaccacctggcttcacctatcaccttctagctatccttattccctttcccccacctttttattctggcttttccctgctttctttccaatcctgaagaagggtcttgggcagaaacgttgattgtttattcatttccatggatgctgcctgacttgctaagttctctggcattttgtgtgtgtttcttaatTGAATACTCTTAACTCAACCCTTTGAAGTACTGTTTGATTCCATAATACTTCTTGCAACCACACTTGCCAAACAGAAATGAATTAACTTGGACAAGAGATGCCAATCAGCTCCTCCAACCAGCAAACCATAAAGCACAATATACAtcatcaaagcaacacacacaaaatgctggaggaactcagctggccaggcgtaatctatggaaatgaataagcaagcAGCTGTCCTTTcaaactggaaaggaaagggaaagatcCTGGCACCCTCTGAAAGGAATCTGAATGTccaccccatggaatgcatggtttTCTCTGTGTGTTCCagttacctcccacagtccaaaaatgtactgtttaggttaattggtcattgtaaattttctcatgattaggttagggtttaaTTAGTAGGTGCTGGGTGCAGTGGCTCGAAAGGCCTGTATCTCTATATAAatatgatgccagaataagaaggtgcaaGGAGGAGGAGTATAAGCTAGAGgtaataggtgaagtcaggtgggtggggtaggcgggatgaagtaagaagctgggagatgataaatggaaaaggctaaagggctggagaagaaggaatctgataggagggtcaagtggaccatgggagaaagggaaggaggggcaacagggggagatgataggtgagaagaagagggaaggggggggCAGTGTTGAAAAATGAAGAGGGGAAAATTAGTAGAATTTGGAaacatgttcatgccatcaggttggaggctacctagatggaatataaagtcttgctcctccaacttgagagtcgtctcattgtggcagaagaggaggctgtGGGATGGGatgatggaatgggaatggggattcaaTTGAAATTGTTGACCACTGAGCAATCTTGGTTTTAGAGGGTGGAGCAAAATGGCCCCCTCAGTCTACACTGGGTCTCACCCATGTAGagaggagtatgtgatgggagcACCCAATACAGTAGATAACACCAaaagatttgcaggtgaaatgttgcctcatctggaaggactatttgggaccctgaatggaggtgagggaggaggtaaatgggaAGGTGTAGTATTTCTGCTGGTTTACAGGAACAAGTGTCCAGAGATGAATTAGTgaggaggaatgaatggacaaaggagtcacggaggGAGTGATAGCTGTTGAaagcagagagtgagagacaggtaAAGATGTGGTAGGGACTTGTTGAAGTtgatggaagttgtggagaatcaTGTTGTGGATGCGAAGGATCATGGGGAGGTAGGTGAGGTCAAAAGGACCCTTTTAAAGTGAcatgaagatggggtgagcatggatATCCAGGGAATGGAGACAATGCAGATAGGGCAGTATGAAATAGTGcaggaaggaaaactccattGTATGGAGACGGAGGATATATTTGAAGACCTGGGAAGGAAAGTCTCATCTTGCGAACAGATGTTGCAGAGATGAAGAGACTAAGTGGAGGGAAAGGCATTTTTACAGGAGTTAAGAGTGGGAGACAGGATAGTCCATGACcaccttgactatacctcttcccactctgtcttctgtaaaaaatgctattcccttttcaaGCAAAAACAATTATTGCTATTTTCCAGTTTTAAAAAATAATGCTGATGAATAACAGATTACATCAAATTTTTGTTGTTTATAGGTGAGGATTTGGACATTTTGGCTATTTCGTGCGACAGTTTTGATGAAGAAACCAATCGTCTTATTGGTCGTGGGCAGGGGAAGCAAAATCACATTGAGAACCTCTACAAGATCAGAAAGTGGTGCAGGGATTACAAAGTGGCTTTCAAAATCAACTCTGTCATTAACAGATTCAATATTGAGGAGGATATGACAGAACAAATCGGGAGTCTGGATCCAATCAGGTGGAAGGTAATTCAAATAACTTCTATTTGAATTGCAAACCATTAACACTTAAGAAAATTGACAGAATTTGACCATGGTGGGAAGTGGTTGTAGGAAGTGGCATTGTAATTTGGGGTCACTTTAAAATTACCAAGTTAAACTGCAGGCAATTCTACTTGCTGAAATGGACCAAATATTTTGATAAATTTGGAGTCCTTTGCCATCACTTTCTTAGTGATGGGGAATTAATGTAAGCCTTGTCGGTAATGCTCAAATCCAAAAAATAAGAACagattaaaaacaaaaaatgcatAACAGATCTTTCACTCTCCCTTCCAGTTTGGAATATTGATCTAACTCGGCACTCCTGCACCCCACCTCTACTTTATACTTTGGTGTGAAATGGGACTTGGTGCTTATTTGACACACTGTTTCACtggggtagtgttcattctaGCAGGATGACACAAATACTACTTGTACAATTATTTATTAACACGTCATGTTGTGCAGCATTACCTGAGGGCCTCAATAGTACAAATGGAATAGTATATCTTGTGACTCTAGGAAAACTCTGGAATTTAAGAAGACCTAACAAAAAGAGGAAGTTAATGACCTTTTTTTATTGCAACTGGTTGCAGAAGAAGTCGAAAAGCAGTTTAAGATGCTTCATGTCTTAGAGTCCAGAATTGAATCTTCATGCTCTCTGAATGTATTTATTAAATGTGTAGTTTATTTAGATAATTTTTGGAGAATGAAGTAGAACTATTGTGGAATATTGTGTGAAGATCTGGTCACCATACTATAGGAAGACTGCAATTAGGGTGGGGGTgcaggtgcagaagagattcacgagAACGTTTCCAGAACTGGCCGGCTTGAATTATAAGATAATGGATAAGCTGGGCAATTTTCCCTTGTACTGAAAGATGTAGAGGGGTAACCTTAATACAGCTTTATAAAGTCATGAAGAGCATTGGTAAGATAGTTGTTTACAGTCTTTTACCATAAAAGATAGGGGAATCTAAAGCTGGAGGAATAGATTTCTTTTCCACAAGAAAGGATGTTGGGGCtatatggaaggagctgccaaagaaggtggtagaggcaagaACAATTACAGCATGTAAAAGTCATTTGGACAGGTATATTGGCAGGAAATTGACTTCGGttaaatgcaagcaaatgggtCTCGTGCAGAAAGACACCTTTATTGAAATGCAATAGTAGGGTTTACAATCCTGTCTTCATGCTGTATGTCTATGACTCAGTTTGCAATTATTGCAAGAAGCAAAAGTAATATGGAGCAGGAAAGTTTGTCTTCTGCATTTAATAAGATTATCTCTGCTGCCTTTGCTTGcagtaatgtttcactccttgcTTATCAAGTCTCTACTTTGAAAGACTCTTGTTTCCACTGTACTTTGAGGGAGAAAATTTCCAAACACTTTCAAGATCTCcaagagaaaaaaagaatcaCTTTATGCATTAAGTGACTAATACCCTTAATTTCAGGTGGTGGCACCTGTTTCTGGATTCTTCAATAAAATGAAATACCCTGTCCATGTACATATTGTGTATGTGAAGAGAATCCAAGATGTTTCAAATAAATCACATTTTATACTTTGAATTTCAGATAAAACTCATCCTCCTGAACCTCTATTCGGAAGATTGATTTCTAGTAGTAATAATGTCCTTGTTCTGGGCTTCAGTCTAATACTATGCTTTGGAAgtattgaattggctttattacttacatccttcatatacatgaggagtaaaaatctttatgctacatctccatctaaatgtgcaaagtgcaatttataatatagtatgtacaacaggatagacaatataacatagaaatacagttgtgtcagcatgagttaagcatCTGATgacctggttgaagaagctgtcccagagcctgttggtcctggcttttatgctgcggtactgttttccgaatggcagcagctggaacagtttgtggttggactgtccgctctctgcagagccctgtgattgagggaggtacagtacccataccaggccatgatgcagccagtcaggatgctctcaattgtgcccttacaaaaagttcttaggatctgggggtcCACACCAAACTtattcaaccgtctgaggtgaaagaggtgctgtggtGCCTTTTTTATCATGTGGCTAATACTTCGTATGTACAGagcacgtgagatccttggtgatgttaaAACAGGCGGGCAGGGGAAGCAGAGTTACACTTAAAATATTGAACTGTATTTAGATGTTGGAATGAATTGCTGGTTTACAGAATTTGAAGTGAAATGGCATAAACTGGGTTATGTCAGACAATTCTTTAGTCACCGGTGATGGTCAGGGAATGTGCAGATGGTGAATGAATAACTTGTTCTGTTGGGGCTCAGTGGTTATACTGAAGGTAATACTGCAGctcatttcattaggagtttgaggagaattggtatggcatcaaagacactcacaaatttctacagaaattTCCAAATTTCTAATTAGttccatcacagtctggtatggagggcccactgcacaggatcagaggaAGCTGAAAACTTAGCCAGctttatcatgggcactagcctcctcagcatccagaataccttcaaaaggtaatgcctcaaaaaggcagaatccatcattaagcaccctcttgtccaggacatgtcctctaccactgaacactcaacatttcaggaatacCTTCTTCCTcttggccatcagatttctgtatagacaatgagcccatgaacaccacctcagtatttttccctctctttttgtactgcttatttattttgttttgtacttcttgctgtaatttatagttgcaatgtcctgctgctgcaaaacagcaaacttCACAACAGTTTCTGAGTTTGATTTTGGTTTTATCTAGAAACATCACAAATATTTATCAGATGACTATACTTTATTGCTGAAGTTAAGAGAATGAAAATACGTGGAAGTCACTTTCCTCTCTCAAATCCATTCAACTCAGGTTGAATGTAAGACGTGCAGCTTAATGTTAACTTGCAATTAGTGGTTAGTATTATTTAGAGAGGCAATTTGAATGCAGATAATCACAGAGCATAACATTGTAGGTAACCAGGAACATGCCCTGGATGATTGATTTACCCAGTTAGGTTTGTAGCAATGTATACAACATAATAGATTAACTTACTTTATTCAATACAGGTATTTCAGTGCTTATTGATTGATGGAGAGAATGCTGGAGAAGATGCCTTAAGACATGCAGAGACATTTATTATCGACAATGAAGAATTTCAGAGGTTCCTGGGTCGGCATAAGGATGTCAAATGCCTTGTCCCCGAATCCAATGAGAAGGTAAGGTGTACAGTATAAAACTCAGAACTGAAACTACCCAATGAGTACTGCAATTGTTATATAATTACATACTTCTGTGATAGTTTAGATTGTTTCTTTCCCTTCTTATTTGTCACTTAGCATTTCTGATCTCATTAGTTTGCTGTATATTCCATTAAAATGAGTATTTTCAGAACCTTTACTATCACAATTTAAACATTTTTTTCTGCACTACTGCAAGATGTTGATGGATCTACTACAAATAACACACTTGCAGACACATCTGGGTTTCCACTATGTTGCAGGTAAAATTTGATGTCTAATGATGCCTTTTGTGATTTCAAAGGAAAGTTAATCCACTCCAATGATTCCTTCTCAAAATGACAAAGATTCACTGAAAATTCAAGATATATTCTTAGTATATCCATAATATGCAGACTACCAAGGGTACTGCTGTTACAGTGTAGACTGAAGTAAAATCCAAAAATTATGTTATGCCCTTTCTTTAGGTTTAATTACCTACTGGCATTTCAACTGCTGTCATCTCAATATTAAGAACATTCCTATATAAATAGAATAATAGATTTACCTGTATCTcctcaatatttgttgctttgCTTTGTTCTAGTTTTAATTCTTATTCATAGATATGTGATTAAAAATGAATAACTGTTAAATAACATAGATTTTGTTCTCTCCAGATGCGTGATTCCTACCTCATTCTTGATGAATACGTAAGTAGTGCTTTATTACAATTGCAATACCCTCCTGTCTAGTTCCTTCTATTAAATATTGTGTAAATATCATCCTAGTCATTTCTCAGTACTATTACAATGGAATTTTTAGGCAATAAGATCAGTTTTACATTATGAGAAATCCTTAGTGATATTATGTGTAGTATTTCATtctataatatattaattttaaGGGGAAACTACCCAGAAGTTGTACTTTTTGCCACCTGAATTTATATTTAACAATTTAAGGAGTGACGGGAAACACTGGAGCTTTTGTGTATGTTTTAAAATATGTTTCCAATTGTTATAGATGGAGGTTTGTTAAGATACATCTTTGTTTTTACATTTTTATGATCTTATTTACCAATATCACAATGAAGCTTAATTGTTCCTCTTGTTTATGATTGAGAATATGGGAGTCTTGAAGATTTTGCATGGAGTCCAGCAGTACAGATGAGCTTTCATGCTCAGGAATCTGCCCTAAGGCTCTCTGTCAGCCCATTCTTATCATTGGTAGTTTAAGGGTAGGGAAGAAGAGACACAAGTACAAACACTTTTCTGTAGATATGAAAATATATTACTTAAACGAAGTTTAAGATACTAGTTTTTATTTGCTAAGCTAACTTGTAAAATTCATTTATACTTACTTTTCAATATTTCGGCTTATGAGCAATATTCAGAAAAATTAAAATCCCTTGTATGGCTTAGACAGCTGGCAAAATGCATGTCTTAACTCGCAGTCAGAAGCTTTTCAGAGTTTTGTCGGCATACTTTGGCCTGGTGTATCTTAAAACAAATTCAGAGGGATTAGAGGGAAATGCAGGCAAGGTATGAATGTAGAAAGGTATTTTGGTTGGTATGCACAAATTGAAGTAAAAAGCTTGTTCCCATGCAATGAAACTATGAATGTATTAATTTATGAAATACATTATTCACAATACGGGGATATCCAATCATATATATGACAATTGATGCATGCTAATAGGAATTTTATTTTCATGCCTTTACTCAGTTATTTACTGAATGTTCTGTTAATATTTTTCAGATGCGCTTCCTAGATTGCACAAGAGGTAGAAAAGATCCATCCAAATCCATCCTTGATGTCGGCGTGGAGAACGCTATTAAGTTTAGTGGGTTTGATGAGAAGATGTTTTTTAAACGTGGAGGGAAGTACAAATGGAGTAAAGCAGATATGCGGCTGGAATGGTAACTGTTGACTGCTCTTTCAGCCTTGCACACGGGAACAGAACAGTATTCACACCTCAGCTGTATTTTATGCCTTTAATAGCTAAACCTTTGTGTTAAGAACTGAATGGAGCAAAACCAAAAACTGCAAGATGAGCTCTAAATTTCTAGATTGAATTTCAGATACAGTATAGCAGATGAATTTACTGGAAAATTATATGgatttttattcagaagagctCCGGTACTGATTTTCTGGGTTGCCTTGCTCCTTTCCCCTCTCAGGCCAAGCAAGGCATGGTCCCAACAACAGGTCAAATTCAGACCTGGAAGCAAGTCCACCTGCTTCTTACCTGCAGGGCCGGCTTGCTCATCATAACTATCACACCCAACATCTTCCTTGCTCTGTAATGGTGGTTGAAACCTGATTCTGGGTGTGGATGATTGATTCCTCCTTTTGTCTGTAcagtccaccacatccttcacatTTCTTTGGAGAAGGCCACTAAAACCAGTAAGGTTTAATGTGTGAAAtggagtgagggagtgagagatgagTACTGAATACTGATATCTCAGGCCAAAATGTTGCAGTAGAGGTTTATATGTCCACTACTCAACTTCTGTAAAATCGCAATTCGAACAAAGTATTAAGCATAACATTGTTTTTAAACTGTGATATGTATTGCAATATTTCCTGCAATGCTTTTATATTGCAAGTTTTTAAATTGTCTATATTACAAAGTAATTTAAAATCCTCGCTCTGATGTTTACTTCTCACCATCATTGAACCACAATAATATATTCATTACTACAGATACTAGTCAAAGAACACTTATGTATCAAATGTTTTGTATTTCTATTGTACTTAAAATATGTATAGGTCACCATGGACACGTCATGATTTGCACCAgctacttaaaaaaaaattgaaggatGAATTTGTGTAAATCACATTAGTTTTCACACTGATGTTTTTTCATTGTTATTGTAATTGTTATTGTAATCTGTTCATTGACAATATCGTGCTGCTTATAATCCCCATTTCATTGtgatataaattttaaaaaataatctttTGGTCTCCTCACTTACATATTTATCTTTATGCTATAATTTTGCTCCCTTTCCCAATTACTTTTGTACTTCAGTCCTGTACTTCTTTCTAATTTTTGTAAAATACTTTCTCCTGCTCTAGCCAACCTTCCATTATTTAGCATTTGATAAAATACCCCTTTATGTATTTCTGTGTTGTGTCCCGCATATCTTCTTCTCTGTTACCCATTTCATCACTTTACCAAGAACATCCCAATCTAAATGATAGTTCACACAAACAAACTTTGAGGATATGTGCAATTAAACCACAGTGATACAGGAAATCCTCATAGATCAGAAACATTTCAATTTCAAAAGAATGTTAAGTTGATGTATTTTAGTGTTTCACAGTAAAATGCATCCACATATCTCGAACAATCTTTGTAAATCACTAGCATTCTATATCCTATGTTTTATGTATATAGTATAATTGCCTAATCTTAACAGAAACCATTCTTACCAGAAACAAGAAGTATTTTGTGCTTTAGATGGAATTTATACAAACTTGTAAACTAATATAGCTTTAACACAATAAGGTTGATAAGGTACTTCATAAGAACAATGTCATACAGGACATAATAGAATGTGATTTTAAGGAACATCTTAAATGGAAGAACCGTAATGACAGATCTTCAGAGTTTGCACCCTGAAGGTATGATGTCAGTTGAGGAATGACAAATGCCCGCTGTGTGCAGAGGGCCAGAGGTGAAGAGTACTTGGGTCCCTGGAGGGTtgtaggtccagaggagattacagagataaGGAAAAGAGCAGTCAAAAGTCTGAAAATTGCTGTACTGGATGCCAAAGTGCatcatgaatatagtgataactGAACGGGATTTTGGTGTAAGTTAGAATATTAAtattacttgtaactattgtaaagtatttgatttttattatttttaattttgactTTGATTTTTTCAGGATTCAATGTATTCAATTTAtattattgtaaatatattttgtaTCAAAGTGAATTAACATGTTAATAAAATGATAAAATCTGTGTTGCCTACATGGTATTCAATAACTTTTATTGGACATTTATTGAGAAAAGCAATACTCCTCATTTAGTTAATATTAAACAGATCTTTATTATTTTTACATAATCTCTGATTACTCCCAGTGATTATGGCTGAGAATCTGGGGTGCAGGTggtagggtttcagatttctggattattggtaTCTCTTATAGGGAAAGTTATGACCTGTAAAAAAAAGGGTGATGTTTAACTGAGTTGGCAGAGGGATGGTCATTGGAGTGATAGAGGATGGTGCAGTttgtatacaagtagatgcagtgtgtgatgagattgtgaggaaggagaagcggatgatagggcaaaattcagattcagattcagtttaaatcctcagtcctatcactccAATGACCATCCCCCTGCCAACTCAGTTAAACCCTAACAGCTGTAGCAAACttacccacaaggatattggtcctccttgggttcaggtgttaACATGACCCTTTTTTACAGTTCATAACTTTCCCTATAAGAGATtctaataatccagaaatctgaaaccctaccccctgcaCCCCAGATTGTCACTGGGATGAGGTGAAacgtaacatgggggcaaaattgaagAGGGTGATGAACTCAGAGaaaaaggtgttatatttgaatgtacacagtataagataaatgatcttgtagcacagattGATAGGTATGATGATGTCATCTGCCAGTCATGGCTGAAGATCATAGTtgtgagcttaacatccaaggatgtaCTTTGTATCGAACAGCTCtacaggtaggcagaaggggtgggtgACTCTGTTGCTCAAAAATTAAATTACATccctagaaagaggtgacataggatcagaacaTGTAGAATCCTCAACAGTAGAGTTAAAATGCAAGAGTAAAAAAACCCAAATAGTagtcaggatgtgggatataaatttcaaccggaaatagaaaaagcatgtaataagggtaatgctataatagtcatgggggatttcaattgcaggttgattgggaaaattgtGCTGGATCGCAAGAGaataaatttgtagaatgcctacgttATTGCTTTGTAGAGCAACTTGTGGCTGTGCTCACTAGAAGAAAGTCTAGATTGGGTGTCATGAaaggaaccagatttgattaggaagattaagttaaaggaacccttgggaggctgtgatcgtaatatgatagaattcaccctgcagtttgagaaggagaaggtaaaAGTTAGAACGttcattattacagtggagtaaagggaattacggagGCATGGGAGAGAAGTTGTCCAAAGTTGATTGGTAGTGGAAACTAGCAATGGCTGTGCTTTCTGcgggcaatttggaaggcacagggtaGATACTGTACATTCCAAACatgaagcattctaaagggaggatgaggcaactgtggctgacaagggatgtcaaagaaaacatcacatatagaaaattagtgggaatttagagcattgggaaatgtttaaaaatgaacagaaggCACCTAAAGAACCGTAAGGAGAGAAcaggtgaaatatgaaagtaagctagccaaaatATCAAACAGGATACCATaggttttttttcagatatatgaaaagtaaaagagaggctagagtgaatattggaccgctggaaagtAACACTGACGTAACAatggggtgttatgaatgtaccacagctctgaggggccgaagggtgcggggtagccccctcctttgtgagaatcgcaagatcactattgatttgggtcaggagtcccaggaaatgagagagagatgtgcggAATGTCTTGTTCCCCCAGCAATATAAAGCTAcggaaaacggccattgtctcttggagacgaacttgtatattacaatactgtgctacgtggaaaccctcgggcaaagtgggctggttgagagagggattgcatcaccccaacctgattgacatctgagaccctgtgagtcaggataaaagagggtctgtgggaacagccccctcagatgcaccagaagaaatgctagcgatcccgtaatagcggaagccagtggggaggccacgtgcatccGGTTCCATTTGCCCAGAACCGGTGCCCTTTACCACGGAAAaccggcttttagctaacaacggggaagccaaCTCCCAAAGacttgaaggattgacatcacAAAAGGACTGGGGCAAGTTttaaacccgtctttctctccaaccaaaaacactgcagcttgaatgaactaacagtgacttttatatttccatcggacaatacattatcccatagacaatgatagagctatttcttattgattattattatacccgcgcgtttagatttagtattgacgacgtatattatctgtatgtttgcattgatcttatttttgtgtatctttatcaataaatactattaaaaatagtaccatcagacttcaacggacctctctatctttgctggtaagtgacccagttatggggttcgtaacaaaatTGGAGT encodes the following:
- the rsad2 gene encoding S-adenosylmethionine-dependent nucleotide dehydratase RSAD2; the encoded protein is MYGAVICVKFLLQACLHKVGEVSRWVKKLIALCKFGIGELGRLKVKRSGERANIPLSVNYHFTRQCNYKCGFCFHTAKTSFVLPLEEAKRGLKLLKTAGMEKINFSGGEPFLHDRGEFLGKLVRYCKQELNLPSVSIVSNGSRITEKWFKNYGEDLDILAISCDSFDEETNRLIGRGQGKQNHIENLYKIRKWCRDYKVAFKINSVINRFNIEEDMTEQIGSLDPIRWKVFQCLLIDGENAGEDALRHAETFIIDNEEFQRFLGRHKDVKCLVPESNEKMRDSYLILDEYMRFLDCTRGRKDPSKSILDVGVENAIKFSGFDEKMFFKRGGKYKWSKADMRLEW